From a region of the Apibacter sp. B3706 genome:
- the infA gene encoding translation initiation factor IF-1 → MAKQKHIEQDGTIIEALSNAMFRVELENGHILTAHISGKMRMHYIKLLPGDKVRLEMSPYDLSKGRITFRY, encoded by the coding sequence ATGGCAAAACAAAAACATATAGAACAAGACGGAACTATTATTGAAGCATTGTCTAATGCAATGTTCAGAGTAGAATTAGAAAATGGCCACATTTTAACCGCACATATTTCTGGTAAAATGAGGATGCATTATATTAAACTATTACCTGGAGATAAAGTACGGTTGGAAATGTCACCCTATGATTTATCAAAAGGAAGAATAACTTTCAGATATTAA
- the ykgO gene encoding type B 50S ribosomal protein L36 produces MKIRASLKKRSSDDIVVRRKGRLYIINKKNPKFKQRQG; encoded by the coding sequence ATGAAAATTAGAGCATCACTTAAAAAAAGAAGTTCAGATGATATTGTTGTAAGACGTAAAGGTCGTCTATACATTATAAACAAAAAAAATCCTAAATTTAAACAAAGACAAGGTTAA
- the rpsM gene encoding 30S ribosomal protein S13, whose amino-acid sequence MARISGVDLPKNKRGVIGLTYIYGVGKSTAAKVLKDAGISEDKKVSEWNDDEVNAIRKFISENVKVEGELRSEIQLNIKRLMDIGCQRGIRHRLGLPLRGQRTKNNSRTRKGKRKTVANKKKATK is encoded by the coding sequence ATGGCTAGAATTTCCGGTGTAGATTTACCAAAAAATAAAAGAGGAGTTATAGGCCTTACCTATATTTACGGTGTTGGTAAAAGTACTGCAGCTAAAGTTTTAAAAGATGCAGGAATTAGTGAGGATAAAAAAGTTTCTGAATGGAATGACGATGAAGTTAATGCTATCAGAAAATTCATTTCCGAAAACGTTAAAGTAGAAGGAGAATTACGTTCTGAAATTCAATTAAATATTAAACGTTTAATGGATATTGGATGTCAGAGAGGTATCAGACATCGTCTAGGTTTACCACTTAGAGGTCAAAGAACCAAAAATAATTCTCGTACAAGAAAAGGTAAAAGAAAAACTGTAGCTAATAAGAAAAAAGCCACTAAATAA